In one window of Vibrio sp. JC009 DNA:
- a CDS encoding ATP-binding cassette domain-containing protein, translated as MKSTVTLLIRQAQAKFDWKAFKHIEGETLDQIISQLKPLFADSLFNYTIEKREVKSVNDLPEAFIISGVEPIYVHRVGVNLVNEKHEQVEAGTLIGKEIVFIEGYPKILKTREFVEVIYQLFPKANFFLLAAVPFVLIPAFYSNLFNTRLIYNSQVSTLIFVTMAFLILWGCEYALKYAIKNIHLRKVDKNALKVERYLLSIMPAFKQKDSLTKMRMVESNRKVIWDNLPGLMMDAASFMLIMSLLFLFIGGYALALFGFYMVIVGASTYMRYRNYKIFIELESAKQDLLNERISYYRNNKQLRFLNTQSLLNNFESSCKKSFDSDHSLASFNFNWEEFVRVSSFLASFGLFLVLFYTSKMDTSIFNVLFALLILNGRAASSVINFVTKTFFVLISTYHLKQAVNDLFENLEPKVVSKGLHLDAINNITLKDVSVSAEQTPLLAGVNFELTKGNIYGFFGQIGSGKSTLLSTIVQSHSEYTGTILYNGFYNGVDIDPHVFAKQVVFIDPSSEFIRGSVYSNFYMRGVTDVNKVTKICSLIFTHTSIDYEFIFQRDISQIPMSTGQKRKLLILMSIEPTKHLIVLDEALSNLSNADVSAIMQYIKQEAPHAIVLVVSHDRALLNQLPNLFEIKDQQVKQQKNSIIKIQ; from the coding sequence ATGAAATCAACCGTTACTCTGCTAATCAGACAAGCTCAGGCCAAGTTTGACTGGAAGGCTTTTAAGCATATTGAAGGCGAGACACTTGATCAGATCATCTCACAACTTAAGCCACTCTTTGCTGATTCTCTGTTCAACTACACCATCGAAAAAAGAGAAGTAAAGTCAGTCAACGACCTTCCTGAAGCCTTTATCATTTCAGGCGTGGAGCCCATTTATGTGCACCGTGTGGGAGTGAACCTGGTTAATGAAAAACATGAGCAGGTAGAAGCCGGAACCCTGATTGGCAAAGAGATCGTTTTTATCGAAGGTTATCCAAAAATTCTGAAAACCAGAGAGTTTGTTGAGGTTATCTATCAGCTTTTTCCGAAGGCTAACTTTTTCCTGCTCGCCGCGGTTCCTTTTGTTCTTATTCCGGCATTTTACAGTAACCTGTTTAACACGCGTTTAATCTATAACTCACAGGTATCAACCCTTATCTTTGTCACCATGGCATTTCTTATTTTGTGGGGCTGTGAGTACGCGCTGAAATACGCAATAAAGAATATTCACCTGAGAAAAGTAGATAAAAATGCACTAAAAGTGGAACGCTACCTCCTCTCAATCATGCCTGCCTTTAAACAGAAAGACAGCCTGACCAAGATGCGTATGGTGGAGTCAAACCGTAAAGTTATCTGGGATAACCTGCCCGGTCTTATGATGGATGCCGCCAGCTTTATGCTGATAATGTCGCTGCTGTTTCTGTTTATCGGTGGTTATGCACTGGCCTTGTTCGGTTTTTATATGGTGATAGTTGGTGCATCCACTTATATGCGTTATCGCAACTACAAAATCTTTATCGAGTTAGAGTCTGCCAAACAGGATTTACTTAATGAGCGCATCTCTTATTACCGCAATAACAAACAACTGAGGTTTTTAAATACTCAGTCTTTGCTAAATAACTTTGAAAGCTCCTGTAAAAAGTCCTTTGACAGTGATCATAGCCTGGCCAGCTTTAATTTTAACTGGGAAGAGTTTGTTCGTGTCAGCTCATTTTTAGCCAGCTTCGGTCTGTTTCTGGTGCTTTTTTATACATCCAAAATGGATACCAGTATCTTTAATGTTCTGTTTGCGCTTCTGATCTTAAATGGCCGTGCCGCTTCCAGTGTTATCAACTTTGTCACCAAAACTTTCTTTGTATTAATCTCAACCTATCATTTAAAACAAGCCGTTAATGATCTATTTGAGAACCTGGAGCCAAAGGTGGTTTCAAAAGGGCTTCACCTGGATGCGATTAATAATATTACCCTGAAAGATGTCAGTGTAAGTGCCGAACAAACTCCGCTACTAGCCGGCGTAAATTTTGAGCTGACCAAAGGCAATATCTACGGCTTCTTTGGCCAGATAGGCAGCGGTAAATCCACTCTGCTCTCAACCATAGTGCAGTCTCATTCAGAGTATACCGGAACCATTCTGTATAACGGGTTTTATAATGGTGTGGATATCGATCCGCATGTTTTTGCCAAACAGGTCGTCTTTATTGACCCAAGTTCAGAGTTTATCCGTGGCAGCGTCTATTCCAACTTCTATATGCGCGGCGTGACTGATGTGAATAAAGTTACCAAGATCTGTAGCCTGATCTTTACTCATACTTCCATCGACTATGAATTTATTTTCCAGCGTGATATCAGCCAGATACCAATGTCCACCGGCCAAAAGCGTAAGCTGCTTATTCTGATGAGCATAGAGCCGACCAAACACCTAATTGTCCTGGACGAGGCTCTTTCTAACCTGTCAAACGCAGATGTTTCCGCAATCATGCAATACATTAAACAGGAAGCACCACACGCGATTGTATTGGTGGTTTCACATGACAGAGCACTGCTGAATCAGCTACCGAACCTGTTTGAAATTAAGGATCAGCAGGTGAAACAGCAGAAAAACTCGATTATTAAGATTCAGTGA
- a CDS encoding transporter substrate-binding domain-containing protein, whose protein sequence is MRKALLTIINSLFILLSANCLAGGTVRLSAGEWKPYISESLDNYGYFTQIVTEAFAAAGIEAQYDFYPWKRAVYQARTGVLDGCIAIAKSEDREREFWFSEQPILVGERVFFYRKEQPFDWVSVYDLRGIPLGATLEYFYGDDFEKAEESGELDVDRVTTDSQNFKKLVAKRIQAFPITKEVGYYILNTEFDAESAKMITHHPKPLITTSFYVILSKANPENENLMKTFNKGFEALKKSGRYEELTGLLQRSVQGN, encoded by the coding sequence GTGAGAAAAGCTTTACTGACCATTATCAATAGCCTGTTTATTCTTTTGTCTGCTAACTGCTTAGCAGGGGGGACTGTTCGCTTGTCCGCAGGTGAATGGAAACCTTATATTTCAGAATCCTTAGACAATTACGGTTATTTTACCCAAATTGTTACTGAGGCTTTTGCCGCTGCCGGTATAGAGGCGCAATACGATTTTTACCCCTGGAAACGAGCCGTCTATCAGGCAAGAACCGGTGTTCTTGACGGCTGTATCGCCATCGCTAAGTCAGAAGACAGGGAAAGAGAGTTCTGGTTTAGCGAACAGCCAATTCTTGTTGGTGAGCGTGTCTTCTTTTATCGTAAAGAGCAGCCCTTTGACTGGGTCAGTGTTTATGACCTCAGGGGTATCCCGTTGGGCGCGACACTGGAGTATTTTTACGGCGATGACTTTGAAAAAGCAGAGGAGTCAGGGGAGCTGGATGTTGACCGGGTTACCACGGATAGCCAGAATTTTAAAAAGCTGGTAGCGAAAAGGATTCAGGCTTTTCCGATCACCAAAGAAGTGGGCTATTACATCCTAAACACAGAGTTTGATGCAGAAAGCGCCAAAATGATCACTCATCACCCTAAGCCGCTTATAACCACATCTTTTTATGTGATTCTTTCTAAAGCAAACCCTGAGAACGAAAATCTGATGAAAACCTTTAATAAAGGATTTGAAGCCCTGAAGAAGTCGGGCAGATATGAGGAGTTAACTGGCTTGCTTCAACGCAGCGTTCAGGGTAACTAG